The following coding sequences lie in one Metopolophium dirhodum isolate CAU chromosome 5, ASM1992520v1, whole genome shotgun sequence genomic window:
- the LOC132944874 gene encoding uncharacterized protein LOC132944874: MIAGTLVAVVSCWSLFVAAAAKHGSNARSVHSDGDLVRRYTTSSAGGEQHCCSGQSSSTADVVAADDTANLGEIPLNVIMELNQVTNVSELFNKYMPDTNMDEAQRRFITTGFQSRTVINLERKAAFIPKPASCSVGSQTISLKDTDDRSLYYFPSCTRVDRCGGCCSHDLLSCQPTKIETLHFEVLVSQYNGEGKLEFKGRKTVAIDRHLKCKCGCVIKEENCGPLQIYNAKECLCKCSNEDEEEKCHDEHDLKQWNSATCKCECREIKECTSGYGFDNYTCGCEPIRIRTKNTGGTQLNRNKYSLVVS; this comes from the exons ATGATCGCCGGCACGCTGGTCGCCGTCGTCAGCTGTTGGTCGCTGttcgttgccgccgccgccaaACACGGTTCCAACGCGCGTTCGGTGCACTCGGACGGAGACCTCGTTCGGCGGTACACCACCAGTTCTGCCGGCGGTGAACAACACTGCTGCTCCGGACAATCCTCGTCAACCGCAGACGTCGTCGCCGCTGACGACACCGCGAATCTGGGAGAG ATTCCATTGAATGTTATAATGGAACTGAACCAGGTAACAAATGTTTCAGaactattcaataaatatatgccAGATACTAATATGGATGAAGCTCAACGACGTTTTATCACAACAGGTTTTCAAA GTCGTACTGTGATAAACTTGGAAAGAA AAGCAGCGTTTATACCTAAACCGGCAAGTTGTTCTGTTGGAAGTCAAACGATCAGCCTAAAAGACACCGATGATCGaagtttgtattattttccTTCGTGCACGCGAGTAGACCGATGCGGAGGATGTTGCAGTCACGACTTATTGTCCTGTCAACCGACTAAAATCGAGACACTCCACTTCGAA gtattggTATCGCAGTACAACGGAGAAGGGAAATTAGAATTCAAAGGTAGAAAAACGGTAGCAATAGACCGACATTTAAAGTGCAAGTGTGGATGCGTCATTAAAGAAGAA AACTGTGGCCCGTTGCAGATATATAATGCCAAAGAATGTCTCTGTAAGTGCAGCAATGAAGATGAAGAAGAGAAGTGTCACGACGAACACGATTTAAAGCAATGGAACTCAGCGACATGCAAGTGCGAATGTCGTGAAATCAAAGAATGTACTTCAGGATATGGATTTGACAATTATACTTGCGG GTGTGAACCCATAAGAATAAGAACAAAAAATACTGGTGGTACTCAATTGAACAGAAACAAATATTCATTAGTCGTGTCATGA
- the LOC132944753 gene encoding vascular endothelial growth factor A-like yields the protein MLAVYAQLSVVCWSLSVATVTCTESTDGTGHPREIPLNVIMELNQVQNFSELFTKFMPDTNMNDAQKLFVTTGFQNRNALDSEIKATLIPKAASCSVELQMISLKDIDDQSLYYYPMCTRVNRCGGCCGHDLLACRPTKIETLNFEVIVLQYNGSGKLEFNGRKTVSVDQHLMCQCGCVIEEENCAPLQVYSPDECRCMCTNEEDRQECNDEYGLRLWNSTTCTCQ from the exons ATGTTGGCCGTCTACGCGCAGCTGTCCGTCGTCTGTTGGTCGCTGTCCGTCGCCACCGTCACCTGTACCGAATCCACGGACGGCACTGGACACCCGCGGGAA ATTCCTTTAAATGTCATAATGGAATTGAACCAAGTGCAAAATTTTTCAGAACTGTTTACTAAATTCATGCCAGACACAAATATGAATGATGCTCAAAAACTGTTCGTCACGACAGGTTTCCAAA ATCGTAATGCACTGGACTCAGAAATAA AAGCAACGTTGATACCTAAAGCGGCAAGTTGTTCTGTTGAACTTCAAATGATCAGCCTCAAAGATATTGACGATCAAAGTTTATATTACTATCCAATGTGCACCCGAGTGAACCGATGTGGAGGTTGCTGCGGTCACGATTTATTGGCATGTCGACCCACCAAAATCGAAACCCTCAACTTCGAA GTAATTGTCTTACAATACAACGGATCGGGGAAATTAGAATTTAATGGTCGAAAAACGGTGTCAGTAGACCAACATTTGATGTGCCAGTGCGGTTGTGTCATTGAAGAAGAA aattGCGCACCCTTACAAGTATATAGTCCCGATGAATGTCGTTGTATGTGTACCAATGAAGAAGATCGCCAAGAGTGTAATGATGAGTACGGGTTAAGACTGTGGAATTCAACAACTTGCACTTGCCAATGA